From the Desulfosarcina sp. BuS5 genome, one window contains:
- a CDS encoding DNA-primase RepB domain-containing protein, translated as MQSIFQKLNRYFCVKWQLAVLDLNSGRWIISSSNKNIPYLKAENANGRHILLQPALSISPYYMMVDDLSITTIHLHHKYSDGAWKPGRMAVETSPENYQVWIHSNRSLPLDEKRHWLKKLCNDPGADPNNRWGRCPGFRNRKEKHRDSKNGYPMAKLIWIDWKYQADIPQYKSCHTARTNRIVPLSPQLLKGEVCLNKFISRSDYEKGDESKTDFSYALALARRNYPQSNIRNRLLTERTNWKSHNGIHKKDAYITRTIEKAIAIVQNS; from the coding sequence ATGCAATCAATTTTTCAAAAATTGAATCGCTATTTTTGTGTAAAATGGCAATTAGCAGTCCTGGATTTGAATTCAGGACGATGGATTATATCTTCCTCCAACAAAAATATTCCATATCTGAAAGCTGAAAACGCCAATGGCAGGCATATTTTGTTACAGCCGGCTTTATCAATTTCTCCTTATTATATGATGGTTGATGATCTTTCAATCACAACAATACATCTTCATCATAAATATAGTGACGGCGCCTGGAAACCAGGAAGGATGGCAGTTGAAACCTCACCGGAAAATTATCAGGTATGGATACATTCAAATAGATCTTTGCCACTTGATGAAAAGAGGCACTGGCTTAAAAAACTTTGCAATGATCCTGGTGCAGATCCCAATAATCGATGGGGAAGGTGTCCCGGGTTCCGGAATAGAAAAGAAAAACACAGGGATTCTAAAAACGGCTATCCAATGGCTAAGCTTATCTGGATTGATTGGAAATATCAGGCAGATATTCCTCAATACAAATCATGCCACACTGCCAGGACAAATAGAATAGTTCCCCTTTCCCCTCAACTCCTGAAGGGGGAAGTGTGTCTTAATAAATTTATTTCTCGCTCCGATTATGAAAAAGGTGATGAATCCAAAACTGATTTTTCGTATGCCCTTGCGCTTGCAAGGAGAAACTATCCACAAAGTAATATCCGAAACCGTTTATTGACAGAAAGAACAAATTGGAAAAGCCACAATGGCATTCATAAAAAAGATGCTTACATTACACGAACAATTGAGAAAGCAATAGCTATTGTCCAAAATTCTTAG
- a CDS encoding tyrosine-type recombinase/integrase, protein MDWKKITRKKNTFLNRQFYGIFKLPLTEVIKLLNTIDHNSVLGFRDLTLYTMLYSLGLRIGEALSIDIEDIDFDNDVVCIHGKGRKERKLPLTGNLLDIINKWLVCRTQLNNADTLQALFVSKKGNRLSSRTAQDNLKKIVAKAGPFSIDKVTPHSLRHAFATHAIEGKQDIFVLKAIMGHASTKSTEIYLHPSMKLLKKAVNEHIASEILNDLINSNIFALRIHQARDS, encoded by the coding sequence ATGGATTGGAAGAAAATCACACGAAAGAAAAATACATTTTTAAACCGCCAGTTTTATGGCATTTTTAAGTTACCGCTGACAGAAGTTATTAAGCTATTGAATACCATTGATCATAACAGTGTTTTGGGTTTTAGGGATTTAACTCTCTACACAATGCTTTACAGCCTGGGGCTTCGCATTGGTGAAGCTTTGAGCATAGATATTGAGGATATCGATTTTGACAATGACGTAGTCTGTATCCATGGAAAAGGCCGCAAGGAAAGGAAACTGCCGCTTACCGGAAATCTTCTTGATATAATAAACAAATGGTTGGTTTGCCGCACCCAGCTTAACAATGCTGATACACTCCAGGCTCTGTTCGTTTCCAAAAAAGGAAACAGGCTTTCCTCCAGAACTGCTCAGGATAATTTGAAAAAAATTGTTGCGAAAGCCGGCCCTTTCTCAATTGACAAGGTGACACCCCATAGTTTGAGACATGCATTTGCGACTCATGCCATTGAAGGAAAACAAGATATTTTTGTGCTAAAAGCAATCATGGGACATGCTTCTACAAAAAGCACTGAAATTTACCTTCATCCATCCATGAAACTTTTAAAAAAAGCGGTGAACGAACATATTGCCTCTGAAATCCTGAATGACCTTATTAATAGTAATATCTTTGCATTAAGGATTCATCAAGCCCGGGATTCCTGA
- the istA gene encoding IS21 family transposase, translating to MIDYETYVRIRNHLEKDGLNYSQIAECLSLDHRTVARWANQKCYQQRKLGKRASKLDPFKKEIVRMLNKHPYTAVQIYQHLREEGFDGGYTIVKDYVSRVRPKKTKAYLKLYFAPGECAQVDWGSYGSVPVGSTTRRLSFFVMVLCNSRMIYVEFTVSQTMEHFLACQQHAFCFFGGVPQKVMVDNLKSAVLKRAIGQAPIFNPRYLDFANHYGFTIVPCGIRKGNEKGRVESGVGYVKKNLLSGLDIPDFKVMKPIAEHWLETVANVRVHRETGKKPVDLFEQEKASLQPLPVEAYDVAVINQVRASRQFRVTVDTNRYSVPAQLSGVGVTVRQYPDRICIYHEGNLVARHVRSYDRRQDFELPDHPKELLAQRRKARDQKLLMRFLVLSDKAEAYYQQLNERRLNTLHHIRQIVALSEIYPLEQVQRAIDDAFIFQAFSCEYIANLLEHRTRPARESGALHVTRRSDLLDLTIAQPNLGIYDYSIMEDEDDNKGN from the coding sequence ATGATTGACTATGAAACTTATGTGCGTATCCGCAACCATCTGGAAAAAGACGGTCTCAACTACAGTCAGATTGCCGAATGCTTGTCCCTGGATCATAGGACGGTAGCCAGATGGGCCAACCAGAAATGCTATCAGCAGCGTAAGCTCGGAAAACGGGCCAGCAAGCTGGATCCTTTTAAAAAAGAGATTGTGCGTATGCTGAACAAGCATCCTTATACCGCCGTCCAGATTTATCAACACCTCAGAGAAGAGGGCTTTGACGGCGGCTATACCATCGTAAAGGATTATGTCAGCCGGGTGCGGCCCAAAAAAACAAAAGCCTACCTGAAACTATACTTTGCGCCCGGTGAATGCGCACAGGTGGATTGGGGTTCTTATGGTTCCGTCCCAGTCGGTTCCACTACCCGGCGATTGAGCTTTTTTGTGATGGTATTGTGCAACAGCAGGATGATTTATGTGGAATTTACCGTCTCGCAAACCATGGAGCATTTTTTAGCCTGCCAGCAGCATGCCTTTTGTTTTTTCGGAGGAGTACCCCAAAAAGTCATGGTGGATAATTTAAAATCGGCAGTATTGAAACGCGCCATCGGCCAGGCACCGATATTTAATCCCCGGTATCTTGATTTTGCCAACCATTACGGTTTTACGATTGTTCCCTGCGGTATACGCAAAGGCAATGAAAAAGGCCGGGTGGAAAGCGGGGTTGGGTATGTCAAAAAGAACCTTTTATCCGGCCTGGATATCCCGGATTTCAAGGTAATGAAACCAATCGCCGAACATTGGCTGGAGACCGTGGCCAATGTCCGTGTTCATCGCGAGACAGGGAAAAAGCCGGTTGATCTGTTTGAACAAGAAAAAGCCAGTCTGCAGCCGTTGCCGGTGGAAGCCTATGATGTGGCTGTCATCAATCAGGTTAGGGCGTCCCGGCAGTTCAGGGTGACTGTGGATACCAACCGTTACAGCGTCCCGGCTCAACTATCAGGTGTAGGTGTTACTGTAAGGCAGTATCCCGACCGGATATGTATTTATCATGAGGGTAATCTTGTTGCCCGTCATGTCAGGAGTTATGACCGTCGTCAGGACTTTGAGCTCCCGGACCACCCCAAAGAACTGCTGGCTCAGCGTAGAAAAGCGCGGGATCAAAAACTCTTAATGCGGTTTTTAGTTTTGTCCGACAAGGCCGAGGCCTATTACCAACAACTTAACGAGCGGCGGCTCAATACGCTCCACCATATCCGTCAGATCGTGGCCTTAAGCGAGATATATCCGCTCGAACAAGTTCAACGTGCCATTGACGACGCTTTTATCTTCCAGGCCTTTTCTTGTGAATATATCGCCAACCTGCTTGAACACCGTACCCGCCCTGCCCGGGAATCAGGGGCGCTGCATGTGACCCGCCGCAGCGATCTTTTGGATCTTACAATAGCCCAGCCTAACCTGGGTATTTACGATTATTCAATTATGGAGGATGAAGATGACAACAAGGGAAACTGA
- the istB gene encoding IS21-like element helper ATPase IstB, with protein sequence MTTRETDITKQLSYLKLPYIRENHATCAQTAAQKQWTHLHYLAELVRGEADMRRDRTIQRRIRSARFSVIKTLDQFNWSWPKTINRAQVQNLFHLKFIEDKSNVVFIGGVGLGKTHLATALGYQACLKGHTVLFISAIETINNLYSAQQADRLKQELKKYLKPALLILDELGYLPIDKIGADLLFQVISQRYEQGAIIITTNRVFKDWPQIFNNDNMLTSALLDRLLHHIEAAVVVEGKSYRMKDVVKE encoded by the coding sequence ATGACAACAAGGGAAACTGATATCACAAAACAGCTTTCTTACCTGAAACTGCCATATATCCGAGAAAACCATGCCACCTGTGCTCAAACCGCTGCACAAAAGCAATGGACACATCTGCATTACCTGGCCGAATTGGTCCGGGGAGAAGCGGATATGCGAAGAGATCGCACCATCCAGCGCCGTATCCGATCAGCCCGGTTTTCGGTTATTAAAACCCTGGATCAGTTTAACTGGTCCTGGCCAAAAACAATCAACCGGGCACAGGTGCAGAACCTCTTTCATCTGAAATTTATCGAGGATAAAAGCAATGTGGTGTTCATCGGCGGTGTCGGCCTGGGGAAAACCCATTTAGCCACGGCTCTGGGCTATCAGGCCTGCCTGAAAGGGCATACCGTACTTTTTATCTCCGCAATCGAAACCATCAATAACCTTTATTCCGCCCAGCAGGCCGACCGCTTAAAACAGGAGTTAAAAAAATATCTCAAACCGGCTCTCTTGATACTGGATGAATTAGGCTACCTGCCCATTGACAAAATCGGCGCTGACCTGCTCTTCCAGGTTATAAGCCAGCGCTATGAACAAGGTGCCATTATTATAACCACCAATCGCGTTTTTAAAGATTGGCCGCAAATATTTAACAACGACAACATGCTTACTTCTGCCCTGCTGGACCGGCTGCTGCACCACATCGAAGCAGCAGTGGTGGTGGAAGGAAAAAGTTACAGGATGAAGGATGTGGTAAAAGAATAA
- a CDS encoding site-specific integrase codes for MNHQPSGVEANKRDLNLFSNYLHSQNIEMITGEETLKFIGWLRVERDNNAGSINRKESSIRSYVKYLRFTQVKGADIFPIESLPRAREPYTGPVEALTPDEVVSGGVKMYPKRRFKNV; via the coding sequence TTGAACCATCAACCTTCGGGTGTTGAAGCTAATAAACGTGATCTCAATTTATTTTCAAATTATCTCCATTCTCAAAACATTGAAATGATTACAGGGGAGGAGACGTTAAAATTTATAGGATGGTTACGGGTTGAACGGGATAATAATGCCGGTTCCATCAATCGTAAAGAATCCTCCATCAGAAGCTATGTTAAATATCTGCGTTTTACCCAGGTAAAAGGCGCTGATATTTTTCCCATTGAAAGCCTGCCACGGGCAAGGGAACCCTACACCGGACCCGTGGAAGCCCTGACACCGGATGAAGTTGTTAGCGGCGGTGTAAAAATGTACCCAAAGCGCCGTTTTAAAAATGTATAG
- a CDS encoding IS3 family transposase (programmed frameshift) translates to MKKRKNYTKDFKARVALDAIKGQKTINELATEYGVHSNQIGQWKKKLITESTEIFSQNRGRDAKAYEAEKDRLYQQIGKLQVEVDWLKKTIGYRRSLSEKRSCIEPGHSRLSIARQCKLLGLHRSGYYRQNNYPVKESNENLELMRLIDEEYTRHPFYGSRKIRDYLGRCGYKINRKRIQRLMRIMGIQSIAPKPDTSAPRKEHKIYPYLLKGMKITKPDQVWCSDITYIRMPGGFVYLTAVMDWHSRYVLSWEVSTTMDDVFCVNALQSAIRRFGKPDIFNTDQGSQYTGNDFTGVLKQHQIRISMDGKGRCMDNIFIERLWRSVKYEEIYIKEYSNVKDLINALKQYFEFYNFERPHQSLNRNTPAEIYFGELAIQRAA, encoded by the exons ATGAAAAAGAGAAAGAATTATACCAAAGACTTTAAGGCTCGGGTTGCGCTGGATGCCATAAAAGGCCAGAAGACAATAAATGAACTGGCAACTGAATATGGAGTCCATAGCAATCAAATCGGCCAGTGGAAGAAAAAATTGATTACTGAATCAACAGAAATTTTTTCGCAAAACAGGGGTCGTGATGCAAAGGCCTATGAGGCTGAAAAAGATCGTCTATACCAACAGATCGGAAAGCTTCAAGTTGAAGTGGACTGGCTAAAAAAAACAATTGGATACAGAAGA AGCCTGTCTGAAAAGCGAAGCTGTATAGAGCCTGGTCATTCCCGCTTAAGCATTGCTCGTCAATGTAAATTATTGGGGCTGCACCGTTCCGGTTATTATCGGCAAAATAATTATCCTGTTAAAGAAAGTAATGAAAATCTGGAATTGATGCGTCTGATTGATGAAGAATATACGCGCCACCCCTTTTACGGAAGCCGAAAGATACGTGATTATTTAGGGCGCTGCGGTTACAAAATCAATCGTAAACGGATACAGCGCCTGATGCGCATAATGGGAATCCAGTCCATAGCGCCTAAACCTGATACGAGTGCTCCTCGCAAAGAGCACAAAATATACCCCTACCTGCTGAAGGGAATGAAAATAACGAAACCGGATCAGGTCTGGTGTTCGGATATTACCTATATTCGTATGCCTGGCGGTTTTGTTTATCTGACGGCTGTTATGGACTGGCACAGCCGCTATGTACTTTCCTGGGAAGTGTCAACAACGATGGATGACGTTTTCTGCGTAAACGCATTGCAGAGCGCCATCCGACGTTTTGGCAAACCGGATATTTTCAATACCGATCAGGGTTCCCAATACACCGGCAATGACTTTACCGGCGTGTTAAAACAGCATCAAATCCGGATTAGCATGGATGGCAAGGGGCGTTGTATGGATAATATCTTCATAGAGCGTTTATGGCGTTCTGTAAAATATGAAGAAATATACATCAAGGAATATTCGAATGTCAAAGATCTAATAAATGCATTGAAGCAATATTTTGAATTTTATAATTTTGAACGGCCTCATCAATCGCTGAATAGAAACACTCCCGCAGAGATATATTTTGGTGAATTAGCCATTCAGCGTGCGGCATAA
- a CDS encoding tyrosine-type recombinase/integrase, translating to MNNIINEYIGYLENLCGFAKGTLKQHLRICKLWTEFLTSTRDKKLFTAQPIDLLCYIELRQKSAKVKNTTISKELCVLRTLYAYLQDFKKIELNPAASLPELICEPPAEKKYLTVNECFKLLESIKTDTLIGLRDHTIIALLWSTGLRSSELCALDRNDIDLREGSLIVRKGKGGKQRQVFFNNKMLEMLTHYWVMFPGDTDTPLFHAFSKNGSNKKKHARLSQARMADIVRERSKTAGITKKVSPLTFRHTFATHMYEAGVNMKDIKEMLGHDDETETTVYVHISIDIARQFLKNHIANPARYKDGGRK from the coding sequence ATGAACAATATCATTAACGAATATATTGGATATCTTGAAAATCTGTGTGGCTTTGCAAAAGGAACTCTCAAGCAACATCTGCGCATATGTAAACTATGGACAGAATTTTTAACCTCAACCAGGGATAAAAAGCTATTTACAGCACAACCGATTGATTTACTTTGTTATATTGAATTACGCCAAAAAAGCGCCAAGGTAAAAAATACCACAATATCCAAAGAACTCTGCGTACTCAGGACTTTATATGCCTATTTGCAAGACTTTAAAAAAATTGAGTTAAACCCGGCAGCTTCACTTCCTGAGCTTATCTGTGAACCTCCGGCAGAAAAGAAGTATTTGACGGTAAATGAGTGTTTTAAATTATTAGAATCGATTAAAACCGACACTCTTATTGGATTACGAGATCATACGATCATAGCATTGTTATGGTCAACCGGTCTTCGCAGCAGCGAGTTGTGCGCCCTTGACCGGAACGATATCGATCTCAGGGAAGGTTCACTGATTGTAAGAAAAGGCAAAGGCGGCAAGCAGCGCCAGGTGTTTTTCAATAACAAAATGTTAGAAATGCTCACACACTATTGGGTAATGTTCCCAGGCGATACAGATACCCCGCTTTTCCATGCCTTTTCCAAAAATGGAAGCAATAAAAAAAAGCATGCCAGGTTAAGCCAGGCTCGTATGGCCGATATTGTTAGAGAAAGAAGCAAGACAGCAGGAATAACCAAAAAAGTCAGCCCTTTGACGTTCCGGCATACATTTGCAACCCATATGTATGAAGCAGGTGTTAACATGAAAGATATCAAAGAGATGCTGGGCCATGATGATGAGACAGAAACGACGGTTTATGTACATATCAGCATTGATATTGCCAGACAATTCTTGAAAAATCATATTGCAAATCCGGCAAGATACAAAGATGGAGGCCGTAAATGA
- a CDS encoding tyrosine-type recombinase/integrase has product MCEQLCPEDLLKNDIDSLVKHCLKVEQDRKLSVNSIKELKRYLMEFGKYCKVNGISSPTQLHLDFLRKYSEYRCINAGPNLKKAVVWSLRKFGKFLNLIQVVSDDPAKNLRHPKFHPRSRLPEYLSETELRKLLEYAAKNIKKRDFTIISLMATTGLRPKEITSIKRCDIHSNNHYINVQVKGGWLKKTHISFSMSALLSNYLAARKDESEFLFVNTRGKPISVAWLQHFVKNIGQDADLSIPITSNCLRHTFATHAADRHGKVTTKALMGHQRLSTTEIYTHLSPRHFKTVTSCHPLGQIERSNP; this is encoded by the coding sequence ATGTGTGAACAGCTCTGTCCTGAAGACCTGCTTAAGAATGATATCGATTCCCTTGTTAAGCATTGTCTCAAGGTGGAACAAGATCGAAAGTTATCTGTAAATTCCATCAAAGAACTTAAACGATATCTGATGGAGTTCGGCAAGTACTGTAAAGTTAACGGTATTAGCTCTCCAACTCAGTTACATCTTGACTTTCTTAGAAAATATTCTGAATATCGTTGTATAAATGCCGGCCCAAATCTTAAAAAGGCTGTGGTCTGGTCCCTGCGCAAATTCGGCAAGTTTCTAAATCTTATCCAGGTTGTCAGTGATGACCCTGCTAAAAATTTACGCCATCCCAAATTTCATCCCCGTTCCAGGCTGCCGGAATATCTTAGTGAAACCGAGCTTCGGAAGCTGCTTGAATACGCTGCAAAGAACATAAAAAAGCGTGACTTTACCATCATCAGCCTTATGGCCACTACAGGACTTCGCCCCAAAGAAATAACCAGTATCAAACGATGTGATATACATTCGAATAATCATTACATTAATGTTCAGGTTAAAGGTGGATGGCTAAAAAAGACACACATCAGTTTTTCCATGTCTGCTCTGCTGTCCAATTATCTTGCTGCGCGGAAAGATGAGTCAGAGTTTTTATTTGTGAATACAAGGGGAAAACCCATTTCCGTGGCCTGGCTGCAGCATTTTGTGAAGAATATTGGTCAAGATGCCGATCTTTCAATACCCATTACCAGTAACTGTTTGCGCCATACATTTGCCACTCATGCGGCAGACAGGCACGGTAAGGTCACCACAAAAGCCTTAATGGGACATCAGCGATTGTCCACCACGGAGATATATACCCACCTGAGCCCGCGTCATTTCAAAACCGTTACCAGCTGCCATCCCCTGGGACAAATTGAAAGGAGCAACCCATGA
- a CDS encoding DUF2281 domain-containing protein: MSLANKIINNVKELPELKQIEVLDFIEYLKLKTERQENIEWSTLSLSSAMRGMENEQSHYSLNDLKEFFS; the protein is encoded by the coding sequence ATGAGTTTGGCAAATAAAATTATTAACAATGTCAAAGAATTGCCGGAATTAAAACAAATAGAAGTTTTAGATTTTATCGAATATTTAAAATTAAAAACAGAAAGGCAAGAAAATATTGAGTGGTCAACCTTATCGCTTTCATCAGCAATGCGTGGCATGGAAAATGAGCAATCACATTACTCGCTGAATGATCTCAAGGAATTTTTCTCATGA
- a CDS encoding type II toxin-antitoxin system PemK/MazF family toxin: protein MISEGQITLFKFPQTDQQAGKLRPALVLRKMPGRYNDWLICMISSKLHQKIQELDEIITTKDSDFILSGLKVPSVIRVSRLAVVEKDILLGKLGQISHDRLSRVRRNLARWISGV, encoded by the coding sequence ATGATTTCTGAAGGACAAATTACTCTTTTTAAATTTCCCCAAACTGATCAGCAAGCAGGAAAGCTTCGTCCTGCGCTTGTATTGCGTAAAATGCCTGGCCGATATAATGATTGGCTCATTTGTATGATATCCTCCAAACTTCATCAAAAGATACAGGAATTAGATGAGATTATCACTACAAAGGATTCAGATTTTATACTGTCCGGCTTAAAAGTGCCAAGTGTAATCCGTGTCAGCAGACTTGCCGTTGTTGAGAAAGATATACTTTTGGGGAAATTAGGGCAGATATCTCATGATCGGCTCAGTAGAGTGAGACGAAATCTTGCAAGATGGATATCGGGCGTATAA
- a CDS encoding HEPN domain-containing protein, translating into MNQKKIIDYWASEAEESLHVAKHLFEKKDYSYALFFGHLAVEKIIKAVLVKNTNQQVPRSHNLLRLAKEAHIKITEEQKRTLIRITAFNLESRYPDYKKEFRKKCTLQFTAKELQKIKEVFTWLKSNL; encoded by the coding sequence ATGAATCAAAAAAAAATTATTGATTATTGGGCATCCGAAGCAGAAGAATCTCTCCATGTTGCAAAACATCTTTTTGAAAAAAAAGATTATTCTTATGCGCTTTTCTTTGGACATCTTGCTGTTGAGAAAATCATAAAAGCGGTACTTGTCAAAAATACCAATCAACAGGTGCCTCGCTCTCACAATTTATTGAGATTAGCCAAAGAAGCTCATATAAAAATAACTGAAGAGCAGAAGCGTACTCTAATAAGGATTACAGCATTTAACCTTGAATCCAGATATCCTGACTACAAAAAAGAATTCAGGAAAAAATGTACTTTGCAGTTCACTGCAAAGGAACTGCAAAAAATTAAAGAGGTTTTTACATGGCTGAAATCGAATCTATAG
- a CDS encoding nucleotidyltransferase domain-containing protein, translated as MAEIESIVLKNVQLFLDKLRLAGFHISKAYIFGSYVRGQVDKWSDIDVAIVSPQISNDRFEERIRLTELAISVDDRLEPLPFNLDSFSDDDPFVRQIKDEGLAII; from the coding sequence ATGGCTGAAATCGAATCTATAGTTTTAAAAAATGTCCAATTATTTCTCGACAAACTCCGCCTGGCTGGATTTCATATTTCCAAAGCCTATATTTTTGGCTCCTATGTCAGGGGGCAGGTGGATAAATGGAGTGATATAGATGTGGCAATTGTTTCTCCTCAAATAAGCAACGACCGTTTTGAAGAACGTATAAGATTGACCGAACTGGCAATATCTGTCGATGATCGGCTTGAACCACTGCCATTCAATCTTGATAGTTTCAGTGATGATGATCCTTTCGTACGACAAATAAAAGATGAAGGATTAGCAATCATTTGA
- a CDS encoding type II toxin-antitoxin system RelE/ParE family toxin has protein sequence MQDINVSVNIVFMTWKILYYSEALQEEISTLPAGIQARYIHLTERMRHYGANLGMPHTKALKEGLFELRMKSKEGIGRIFYCTLLGKKIVMLHTFIKKSQKTPQKELKIAISRMNEVKK, from the coding sequence TTGCAAGATATTAACGTATCTGTTAATATTGTGTTTATGACATGGAAAATTTTATATTATAGTGAAGCACTTCAAGAAGAAATTTCAACCTTGCCTGCTGGCATTCAAGCGAGGTATATTCACCTCACTGAAAGAATGCGTCACTATGGAGCCAATCTTGGAATGCCACATACTAAAGCCCTAAAAGAAGGCTTGTTTGAACTTCGGATGAAGTCAAAAGAAGGTATTGGAAGAATTTTTTATTGTACGTTGTTAGGAAAAAAGATAGTAATGTTGCATACATTTATCAAAAAATCTCAAAAGACACCTCAAAAAGAACTCAAAATTGCAATTTCTCGCATGAATGAGGTCAAAAAATGA
- a CDS encoding helix-turn-helix domain-containing protein, whose amino-acid sequence MMTHEEFTKKLLQNPEVQKEYDALDDEFSLFDELLKARIKAGLTQAEVADRMGTKTPAIARLEAGGGNKKHSPSVSTLRKYAKAVGCHLEIKLVRKGSNMKISHG is encoded by the coding sequence ATGATGACACATGAAGAATTCACAAAAAAACTTCTACAAAATCCAGAAGTTCAAAAAGAATATGATGCCTTGGATGATGAGTTTTCGTTATTTGATGAGCTACTCAAGGCAAGAATAAAAGCTGGACTTACTCAAGCGGAGGTAGCTGACCGTATGGGGACAAAAACACCAGCAATAGCTAGATTAGAGGCGGGTGGTGGAAACAAGAAACATTCACCTTCAGTATCTACACTCCGTAAATATGCCAAGGCGGTGGGCTGTCATTTAGAGATCAAACTTGTGCGGAAAGGCTCAAATATGAAAATTTCGCATGGATAA
- a CDS encoding SDH family Clp fold serine proteinase: MPARNEIQEAILRRKGTAQDDVRRDYLKKLTELTGRDTILYASAFASPKSPQIPGIAFSITSDDIQGFMSAMHGLKGDKLDIILHSPGGSMEAADQIVQYLRRKYNHIRAIIPQNAMSAATMISCACDSIVMGKHSALGPIDPQVSFPTATGIFTSPAQAILDEFDQAKSEIKNDQSTIPLWASKIQAYPHGFLQMCQTTLKLSKEKVEEWLKQYMFKGEENAEQTAKKIAQWLGNAKEHKTHGRPIGIEQAISHGLKIEKLEDNQDFQEAVLSVFHATVVTFQVTECVKMVENQNGRGVYSQIQIQAIPVPTRGAAG, encoded by the coding sequence ATGCCAGCACGAAATGAAATCCAAGAGGCAATACTTCGTCGGAAAGGAACTGCTCAAGATGATGTCCGACGTGACTATCTTAAGAAACTTACGGAGTTGACAGGGCGAGATACTATTTTATATGCATCAGCTTTCGCTTCACCGAAATCTCCTCAAATCCCAGGAATAGCCTTTTCTATCACGTCTGACGATATTCAAGGATTTATGTCTGCCATGCATGGACTCAAAGGAGACAAACTTGATATTATTCTTCATAGTCCAGGTGGCTCTATGGAGGCAGCAGACCAAATTGTGCAATATCTACGTCGTAAATATAATCACATACGCGCTATTATCCCACAGAATGCGATGTCAGCTGCAACTATGATTTCTTGTGCATGTGATTCAATAGTAATGGGCAAACATTCTGCTCTTGGTCCAATCGATCCACAGGTCTCGTTTCCTACTGCAACGGGAATATTTACTTCCCCTGCTCAAGCCATTTTAGATGAGTTCGACCAAGCAAAATCAGAAATAAAAAACGACCAAAGCACAATTCCGCTTTGGGCATCGAAAATACAAGCATATCCTCATGGTTTCTTACAAATGTGTCAAACGACATTGAAGCTTTCTAAGGAAAAAGTTGAAGAATGGCTTAAGCAGTACATGTTTAAAGGTGAAGAGAACGCAGAGCAGACAGCTAAAAAGATAGCACAATGGCTTGGAAATGCGAAGGAACACAAAACTCATGGCAGACCAATAGGCATCGAACAGGCCATTTCCCACGGTCTCAAAATTGAGAAATTGGAAGACAATCAAGATTTTCAGGAAGCAGTGTTATCAGTATTTCATGCCACAGTTGTAACTTTTCAAGTTACTGAATGTGTGAAGATGGTTGAGAACCAAAATGGCAGGGGAGTATACAGTCAAATTCAGATTCAAGCAATTCCTGTTCCTACGCGAGGGGCAGCTGGCTAA